GCCATTGACTCCCAATGGAAAGATTGATATTAAAGGATTGATTAACGAGGTGAATAAGAGATGATGGAGTTCTTTCAACAGCTTCCTCATTTAGAGCCATACGGCAATCCTCAGTATTTTGTCTATGTGATTGCTGCAACCTTACCCATCTTTATTGGCCTCTTTTTCAAGAAACGCTTTGCCTGGTATGAAGTGCTGGTTAGCCTCTTCTTTATCGTCACCATGTTGGTGGGTGGAAAGACCAATCAACTGGCTGCCTTGGGTATTTACCTTTGCTGGGAAATAGTGCTCCTGCTTTTCTACAAGCATTATCGAAAAAGCAAGGATGGCAAGTGGGTCTTCTACTTAGTTAGTTTTCTGTCCTTACTTCCGATTATCTTTGTCAAGGTGCAGCCAGCTATCAATGGAACGCAGTCTTTGCTTGGATTTTTGGGAATTTCTTATCTGACCTTTCGTTCGGTTGGGATTATCATCGAGCTGAGAGATGGAGTGATTAAGGATTTTACCCTCTGGGAATTCCTTCGTTTCCTTCTCTTCATGCCGACTTTTTCAAGTGGTCCAATCGATCGTTTTAAGCGATTTAATGAAAATTATCATGCCATTCCTGAGCGAGATGAGTTGATGAATATGCTGGATGAATCTGTTCGCTATATCATGTGGGGCTTTTTGTATAAGTTTATCCTAGCTCATGTTTTAGGAGAGACCTTGTTGCCTCCTTTGAAGAATTTAGCCTTGCAATCAGGTGGTTTCTTTAACCTCTATGCTTTAGCGGTTATGTATACCTTTGGTCTGGAGCTCTTCTTTGACTTTGCAGGTTACTCTATGTTTGCCTTAGCCATCTCAAACTTAATGGGAATCCGTAGTCCCATTAACTTTAACAAGCCCTTTTTATCAAGGGATTTAAAGGAGTTTTGGAATCGTTGGCACATGAGTCTTTCTTTCTGGTTCCGTGACTTTGTGTTTATGCGGATGGTGATGGTATTGACTAGAAAGAAGGTCTTTAAAAATCGTAATGTAACCTCAAGTGTGGCCTACATTGTAAATATGCTGATTATGGGATTTTGGCATGGAGTGACCTGGTACTATATCGCCTATGGCCTCTTTCATGGGATTGGACTGGTTATCAATGACGCTTGGATTCGTAAGAAAAAAACGCTCAATAAGGAGCGGAAAAAAGCAGGGAATGCTGCTCTACCTGAGAATCGCTGGATTCAGTTGCTTGGCATGGTTGTCACCTTCCATGTCGTCATGCTATCATTCTTAATCTTTTCTGGATTTTTGAATGATTTATGGTTTAAAAAATAAAAGGAAATAAAATATGGATATCAAATCAGAAGTTATCGAAATTATTGACGAGTTGTTTATGGAAGATGTTTCTGACATGATGGATGAAGATCTTTTTGATGCAGGTGTCTTGGATAGTATGGGAACGGTTGAATTGATTGTGGAGATTGAGAACCGTTTTGACATTCGTGTCCCTGTAACAGAGTTTGGTCGCGACGACTGGAATACAGCTAATAAAATCATAGCTGGTATTGTGGAGCTACAAAATGCTTAAACGCTTATGGATGATCTTCGGACCGGTCTTGATAGCTGGTTTGTTGGTTTTTCTGCTCATCTTCTTTTATCCTACTGAGATGCGTCATAATCTAGGAGCTGAAAAGCGTTCAGCGGTGGCTACTACTATCGATAGTTTTAAGGAGCGAAGTCAAAAGGTCAGAGCTTTATCTGATCCAAATATGCGTTTTGTTCCCTTCTTTGGCTCTAGTGAATGGCTTCGTTTTGACGGTGCTCATCCTGCGGTATTAGCTGAGAAATACAATCGCTCCTACCGTCCTTATCTTTTAGGACAGAGGGGAGCTGCATCGCTTAACCAGTATTTTGGAATGCAACAGATGTTGCCACAGCTAGAGAATAAACAAGTTGTGTATGTTATCTCACCTCAGTGGTTCAGTAAATATGGCTATGAACCAGCAGCTTTTCAGCAGTATTTTAATGGAGACCAGTTGACCAGTTTTCTGGCACATCAATCTGGAGATCAGGCTAGTCAATATGCAGCGACTCGCTTACTACAGCAGTTCCCAAACGTAGCTATGAAGGACCAGGTTCAGAAGTTGGCAAGTAAAGAAGAATTGTCGACGGCAGACAATGAAATGATTGAATTATTGGCTCGTTTTAACCAACACCAAGCTTCCTTTTTTGGTCAGTTTTCAGTTAGAGGCTATGTCAATTATGATAAGCATGTAGTTAAGTATTTAAAGACATTGCCAGACCAGTTTTCTTATCAAGCCATAGAAGATATTGTTAAAGCAGATGCTGAAAAGAATACTTCCAATAATGATTTGGGAATGGAAAATTATTTCTATAATACGCAGATCAAGAAGGATTTGAAGAAATTAAAGGACTCTCAGAAAAGCTTTACCTATCTTAAGTCGCCAGAGTATAATGACTTGCAGTTGGTTTTAACTCAATTTTCCAAATCTAAAGTAAACCCGATTTTTATCATTCCACCTGTTAATAAAAAATGGATGGACTATGCTGGTCTACGAGAGGATATGTACCAACAAACGGTGCAGAAGATTCGCTACCAGCTAGAAAGTCAAGGTTTTACAAATATAGCCGATTTTTCTAAGGATGGTGGGGAACCTTTCTTTATGAAGGATACTATTCACCTTGGTTGGTTGGGTTGGTTGGCTTTTGACAAGGCAGTTGATCCTTTCCTATCCAATCCCACACCAGCTCCGACTTACCATCTGAATGAGCGCTTTTTCAGCAAAGATTGGGCGACTTATGATGGAGATGTCAAAGAATTTCAATAGATAATAATGTAGAAGAGTTCAAGAATGAAGCCTATTTTCACGTTTTTTCTTGACTCTTTTTTTGCTTGTGATATAATTAACTGGTAAATAAAATTCCAAAGAATAGTATTTTTCTCTTAAAAAGAGAAGTCCCAAAGGAAAGGAGTCAGATATGAGACAGCTAGCGAAGGATATCGATGGCTTTTTGAATGAGGTGATTTTACAGGCGGAAAACCAACATGAAATCCTAATAGGGCATTGTACTAGCGAGGTAGCTCTGACCAATACCCAGGAGCATATCCTCATGCTTTTGTCAGAGGATTCTTTAACAAATTCAGAGTTGGCTCGTCGTCTCAATGTCAGTCAGGCGGCAGTTACCAAGGCCATTAAGTCTTTGGTCAAGGAAGGGATGTTGGAAACATCTAAAGATCCTAAGGATGCGCGTGTGATTTTTTATCAGTTGACTGATTTGGCTCGTCCAATCGCTGAGGAGCACCACCATCACCATGAGCATACGCTTTTAACATATGAACAAGTGGCAACTCAGTTTACTCCAAATGAACAAAAAGTGATCCAGCGGTTTTTGACTGCTTTAGTAGGAGAAATCAAATAATGAGATATATTACGGTAGAGGATTTGTCCTTCTATTATGATAAGGAGCCCGTTCTTGAACATATCAATTATAGTGTTGATAGTGGGGAATTTGTTACCTTGACAGGGGAGAATGGGGCAGCTAAGACGACACTGATTAAGGCCAGTCTTGGAATTCTCCAACCACGCATTGGTAAGGTGACTATTTCAAAGACAAATACGCAGGGTAAGAAATTGAGAATAGCCTACCTGCCTCAACAGATTGCCAGTTTTAATGCAGGTTTTCCAAGTACAGTTTATGAATTTGTCAAGTCGGGTCGCTACCCGCGAAAAGGTTGGTTCCGTCGTTTGAATGCTCATGATGAGGAGCATATCAAGGTTAGTTTGGACTCAGTTGGTATGTGGGAACACCGAGACAAACGCTTGGGGTCTCTATCCGGAGGACAAAAGCAGCGAGCGGTGATTGCGCGCATGTTTGCTTCGGATCCAGATGTGTTTATTCTAGATGAGCCGACAACGGGGATGGATGCAGGAAGTAAAAACGAATTTTACGAACTCATGCACCACAGCGCCCATCATCATGGCAAGGCTGTTTTGATGATTACTCATGACCCTGAAGAAGTTAAGGACTATGCGGACCGCAATATTCATCTAGTCCGTAACCAAGACTCGCCATGGCGTTGTTTCAACGTTCATGAGAATGACCAGGAGGTGGGCCATGCTTAGTTTATTATCTTATGACTTTATGCAACGCGCCTTTCTGGCTGTTATTGCCATGAGTCTTTTCTCGCCAGTTCTTGGAACCTTCCTTATCTTGCGTCGTCAGAGTTTGATGAGTGATACCCTCAGCCACGTCTCGCTTTCGGGTGTAGCCTTTGGTCTGGTTCTGGGGATTTCTCCGACTATTTCTACGATTGCTATTGTCTTGATTGCGGCAGTCTTCCTGGAGTATCTCCGTACGGTTTACAAGAACTTTATGGAAATCGGGACAGCTATCCTCATGTCAACAGGTCTGGCTGTTTCTCTGATTGTCATGAGCAAGGGTAAAAGCTCTAGCTCAATGAGTTTGGACCAGTATCTTTTTGGTTCAATCGTGACTATCAGTGAAGAGCAGGTCATTTCCCTCTTTGTCATTGCGGCGGTTGTCTTGATTTTGACCTTCCTCTTCCTTCGTCCTATGTATATCCTGACCTTTGATGAGGATACGGCCTTTGTGGATGGCTTGCCAGTTCGTACCATGTCCATTCTTTTTAACATGGTGACGGGGGTGGCCATTGCCCTTATGATTCCAGCTGCGGGAGCTCTTCTGGTATCGACCATTATGGTCTTGCCAGCTAGTATTGCCCTGCGTCTGGGGAAAAACTTTAAATCGGTTATGCTGCTTGCCAGTGCTATTGGATTTTTGGGAATGGTAGCAGGACTTTACATTTCCTACTATGCAGAAACACCTGCAAGTGCAAGTATTACCATTATTTTTGTAACTGTTTTCTTGCTAATCAGTTTAGTAAGACGTTTTATCAAATAGGAGATGAACATGAAAAAAATTAGCTTATTACTCGCCAGTCTATGTGCCTTGTTTTTAGTGGCTTGTTCTAATCAAAAGCAGGCAGATGGCAAACTAAATATTGTGACAACCTTTTACCCTGTCTATGAATTTACCAAGCAAGTCGCAGGAGATACGGCTAATGTAGAGCTCCTCATCGGTGCTGGGACAGAACCTCATGAATATGAACCGTCTGCCAAGGCAGTTGCTAAAATCCAAGACGCAGATACCTTCGTTTATGAAAATGAAAACATGGAAACATGGGTACCTAAATTGCTAGATACTTTGGATAAGAAAAAGGTGAAAACCATCAAGGCGACAGGCGATATGTTGCTCTTGCCAGGTGGTGAGGAAGAAGAGGGAGACCATGACCATGGAGAAGAAGGTCATCACCATGAGTTCGATCCCCATGTTTGGTTATCACCAGTTCGTGCTATTAAACTAGTAGAGCATATCCGTGACAGTTTATCAGCAGATTATCCTGATAAAAAAGAGACCTTTGAGAAGAATGCTGCTGCCTATATCGAAAAATTACAAGCCTTGGATAAGGCTTATGCAGAAGGCTTGTCTCAAGCCAAACAAAAGAGCTTTGTAACGCAGCACGCAGCCTTTAACTATCTCGCCTTGGACTATGGACTCAAACAAGTCGCAATCTCAGGTCTCTCTCCAGATGCAGAACCATCAGCTGCTCGTCTGGCAGAATTGACAGAGTACGTCAAGAAAAATAAAATTGCCTATATCTACTTTGAGGAAAATGCTTCACAAGCCCTTGCTAACACACTTTCAAAAGAGGCAGGTGTCAAAACAGATGTCCTCAATCCTTTAGAAAGTCTGACAGAAGAGGACACCAAGGCTGGAGAAAACTACATTTCCGTGATGGAGAAAAACCTCAAGGCTCTG
Above is a genomic segment from Streptococcus sp. SN-1 containing:
- the adcR gene encoding zinc-dependent transcriptional regulator AdcR, whose translation is MRQLAKDIDGFLNEVILQAENQHEILIGHCTSEVALTNTQEHILMLLSEDSLTNSELARRLNVSQAAVTKAIKSLVKEGMLETSKDPKDARVIFYQLTDLARPIAEEHHHHHEHTLLTYEQVATQFTPNEQKVIQRFLTALVGEIK
- the dltB gene encoding D-alanyl-lipoteichoic acid biosynthesis protein DltB, whose product is MMEFFQQLPHLEPYGNPQYFVYVIAATLPIFIGLFFKKRFAWYEVLVSLFFIVTMLVGGKTNQLAALGIYLCWEIVLLLFYKHYRKSKDGKWVFYLVSFLSLLPIIFVKVQPAINGTQSLLGFLGISYLTFRSVGIIIELRDGVIKDFTLWEFLRFLLFMPTFSSGPIDRFKRFNENYHAIPERDELMNMLDESVRYIMWGFLYKFILAHVLGETLLPPLKNLALQSGGFFNLYALAVMYTFGLELFFDFAGYSMFALAISNLMGIRSPINFNKPFLSRDLKEFWNRWHMSLSFWFRDFVFMRMVMVLTRKKVFKNRNVTSSVAYIVNMLIMGFWHGVTWYYIAYGLFHGIGLVINDAWIRKKKTLNKERKKAGNAALPENRWIQLLGMVVTFHVVMLSFLIFSGFLNDLWFKK
- a CDS encoding metal ABC transporter ATP-binding protein, with protein sequence MRYITVEDLSFYYDKEPVLEHINYSVDSGEFVTLTGENGAAKTTLIKASLGILQPRIGKVTISKTNTQGKKLRIAYLPQQIASFNAGFPSTVYEFVKSGRYPRKGWFRRLNAHDEEHIKVSLDSVGMWEHRDKRLGSLSGGQKQRAVIARMFASDPDVFILDEPTTGMDAGSKNEFYELMHHSAHHHGKAVLMITHDPEEVKDYADRNIHLVRNQDSPWRCFNVHENDQEVGHA
- the dltD gene encoding D-alanyl-lipoteichoic acid biosynthesis protein DltD; the protein is MLKRLWMIFGPVLIAGLLVFLLIFFYPTEMRHNLGAEKRSAVATTIDSFKERSQKVRALSDPNMRFVPFFGSSEWLRFDGAHPAVLAEKYNRSYRPYLLGQRGAASLNQYFGMQQMLPQLENKQVVYVISPQWFSKYGYEPAAFQQYFNGDQLTSFLAHQSGDQASQYAATRLLQQFPNVAMKDQVQKLASKEELSTADNEMIELLARFNQHQASFFGQFSVRGYVNYDKHVVKYLKTLPDQFSYQAIEDIVKADAEKNTSNNDLGMENYFYNTQIKKDLKKLKDSQKSFTYLKSPEYNDLQLVLTQFSKSKVNPIFIIPPVNKKWMDYAGLREDMYQQTVQKIRYQLESQGFTNIADFSKDGGEPFFMKDTIHLGWLGWLAFDKAVDPFLSNPTPAPTYHLNERFFSKDWATYDGDVKEFQ
- the adcA gene encoding zinc ABC transporter substrate-binding lipoprotein AdcA, which codes for MKKISLLLASLCALFLVACSNQKQADGKLNIVTTFYPVYEFTKQVAGDTANVELLIGAGTEPHEYEPSAKAVAKIQDADTFVYENENMETWVPKLLDTLDKKKVKTIKATGDMLLLPGGEEEEGDHDHGEEGHHHEFDPHVWLSPVRAIKLVEHIRDSLSADYPDKKETFEKNAAAYIEKLQALDKAYAEGLSQAKQKSFVTQHAAFNYLALDYGLKQVAISGLSPDAEPSAARLAELTEYVKKNKIAYIYFEENASQALANTLSKEAGVKTDVLNPLESLTEEDTKAGENYISVMEKNLKALKQTTDQEGPAIEPEKAEDTKTVQNGYFEDAAVKDRTLSDYAGNWQSVYPFLEDGTFDQVFDYKAKLTGKMTQAEYKAYYTKGYQTDVTKINITDNTMEFVQGGQSKKFTYKYVGKKILTYKKGNRGVRFLFEATDADAGQFKYVQFSDHNIAPVKAEHFHIFFGGTSQEALFEEMDNWPTYYPDNLSGQEIAQEMLAH
- the dltC gene encoding D-alanine--poly(phosphoribitol) ligase subunit DltC produces the protein MDIKSEVIEIIDELFMEDVSDMMDEDLFDAGVLDSMGTVELIVEIENRFDIRVPVTEFGRDDWNTANKIIAGIVELQNA
- a CDS encoding metal ABC transporter permease, with product MLSLLSYDFMQRAFLAVIAMSLFSPVLGTFLILRRQSLMSDTLSHVSLSGVAFGLVLGISPTISTIAIVLIAAVFLEYLRTVYKNFMEIGTAILMSTGLAVSLIVMSKGKSSSSMSLDQYLFGSIVTISEEQVISLFVIAAVVLILTFLFLRPMYILTFDEDTAFVDGLPVRTMSILFNMVTGVAIALMIPAAGALLVSTIMVLPASIALRLGKNFKSVMLLASAIGFLGMVAGLYISYYAETPASASITIIFVTVFLLISLVRRFIK